The Ruania alba genome window below encodes:
- a CDS encoding NUDIX hydrolase, whose product MQLAVSTVIFALRDPDRRSARTALDAPHPVLSLPLVCRVREPYDGFWALPGGPLRGEEGLTDAAARTLEETTGLRPTYLEQLYAFGEPDRSGATAAEPGERVVSVVYWALVSQHEAARARVGQNVRWLAADQLPDLAFDHNLIVDYALWRLRTKVEYSRIAHAFLGEHFTLRELREVHELVLQRELDPANFRRQVEASDAVVPTESFRTGGRHRPARLYRYNTAIAPVDLGPLAAPPTTPEPSPTPPATRSSR is encoded by the coding sequence GTGCAGCTCGCCGTCTCCACCGTGATCTTCGCCTTGCGGGACCCCGATCGCCGCTCGGCACGAACGGCTCTCGACGCCCCTCATCCGGTGCTGTCCCTCCCGTTGGTCTGCCGCGTGCGCGAGCCCTACGACGGTTTCTGGGCCCTCCCCGGTGGCCCGCTCCGCGGCGAGGAAGGTCTCACCGACGCTGCCGCCCGCACGCTGGAGGAGACCACGGGCCTGCGCCCCACTTACCTGGAGCAGCTGTACGCCTTCGGCGAGCCGGACCGCTCCGGGGCCACGGCCGCTGAGCCCGGTGAACGGGTGGTCTCGGTCGTCTACTGGGCCTTGGTGAGCCAGCACGAGGCCGCACGCGCCCGCGTGGGTCAGAACGTGCGGTGGCTCGCGGCCGATCAGCTGCCCGATCTCGCCTTCGACCACAACCTCATCGTCGACTACGCCCTGTGGCGGCTCCGCACCAAGGTGGAGTACTCCCGGATCGCGCACGCTTTCCTGGGTGAGCACTTCACCCTGCGCGAGCTGCGCGAGGTGCACGAGCTGGTCCTGCAACGCGAGCTGGATCCCGCCAACTTCCGCCGACAGGTGGAGGCGAGCGACGCCGTCGTGCCCACGGAGTCCTTCCGCACCGGCGGGCGACATCGCCCGGCACGGCTCTACCGCTACAACACCGCAATCGCGCCGGTGGATCTCGGCCCTCTGGCCGCCCCGCCGACCACCCCTGAACCGAGTCCCACTCCCCCGGCCACGAGGAGCTCCCGATGA
- a CDS encoding MazG nucleotide pyrophosphohydrolase domain-containing protein yields the protein MTAPHADPLREAVAVMDRLRSPGGCPWDAEQTHASLAPYAIEEAHELAEAAESGDREHLLEELGDLLLQVLFHARVAAEGSLGEPFDLDDVARTLVAKLTSRHPHVFAADPHEDGGEGEAPSVTASDVNERWEQLKAAEKQRASLLDGIPASTPALARTQKVVRRSERAQVPLPEPGDDIGGRLDAVVRDAVAAGMDAEAALRERVRTLEAAVRAAEAAGVPAAETLAP from the coding sequence GTGACTGCGCCGCACGCGGATCCGCTGCGCGAGGCGGTGGCGGTGATGGACCGGCTGCGCTCACCGGGCGGCTGCCCGTGGGACGCCGAGCAGACGCACGCCTCGCTCGCTCCGTACGCGATCGAGGAGGCGCACGAGCTGGCCGAGGCCGCCGAGAGCGGCGATCGGGAGCACCTCCTCGAAGAGCTCGGCGATCTGTTGCTGCAGGTCCTCTTTCATGCCCGCGTGGCTGCCGAGGGGAGCCTCGGGGAGCCATTCGACCTCGACGACGTCGCTCGCACCCTGGTCGCGAAGCTCACGTCCCGGCACCCGCACGTGTTCGCCGCTGACCCGCACGAGGACGGTGGCGAGGGCGAGGCGCCGTCAGTGACGGCCTCGGACGTGAACGAGCGCTGGGAGCAGCTCAAGGCCGCGGAGAAGCAGCGCGCTTCACTGCTCGATGGGATTCCCGCGTCCACGCCCGCTCTTGCACGCACCCAGAAGGTGGTGCGCCGCTCCGAACGTGCCCAGGTGCCCCTTCCCGAACCGGGCGATGACATCGGCGGGCGACTGGACGCCGTCGTGCGGGACGCGGTGGCCGCCGGTATGGACGCCGAAGCGGCGTTGCGGGAGCGGGTACGGACCCTGGAGGCAGCCGTACGAGCGGCCGAGGCCGCGGGAGTGCCAGCTGCCGAGACTCTCGCGCCCTAG
- the eno gene encoding phosphopyruvate hydratase → MASIEAVGAREILDSRGNPTVEVEIALEDGSFARAAVPSGASTGAFEAVERRDGDKGRYLGKGVENAVAAVTETIAPEILGLDAADQRHLDQTLIDLDGSPNKGKLGANAILGVSLAAARAAAESADLSLFRYVGGPNAHVLPVPMMNILNGGSHADSNVDIQEFMIAPIGASSFKEALRWGAEVYHALKGVLKERGLATGLGDEGGFAPNLESNHAALDLIVESIEKAGYTPGEQIALALDVASTEFFSDGTYQFEGKSITPAELISYYEDLVAKYPLVSIEDPLSEDEWDSWSELVAKIGDKVQIVGDDLFVTNPERLAKGIETKAANSLLVKLNQIGSLTETLDAVELAQRNGFTAMVSHRSGETEDTTIADLSVAVNAGQIKTGAPARGERINKYNQLLRIEDELDAAARYAGAGAFPRWKGTSA, encoded by the coding sequence GTGGCCAGTATCGAGGCCGTCGGAGCACGCGAGATCCTCGACTCTCGCGGAAACCCGACCGTTGAGGTGGAGATCGCCCTGGAGGACGGTTCGTTCGCGCGCGCCGCAGTTCCCTCGGGCGCATCCACCGGTGCATTCGAAGCGGTGGAGCGCCGTGACGGCGACAAGGGCCGTTACCTGGGCAAGGGCGTGGAGAACGCCGTGGCCGCGGTCACCGAGACCATCGCTCCGGAGATCCTCGGCCTCGACGCCGCGGACCAGCGCCACCTCGACCAGACCCTGATCGACCTCGACGGCAGCCCGAACAAGGGCAAGCTCGGCGCGAACGCCATCCTCGGCGTCTCCCTCGCGGCCGCGCGCGCCGCCGCCGAGAGCGCCGACCTGTCCCTGTTCCGCTACGTCGGTGGGCCGAACGCGCACGTGCTGCCGGTGCCGATGATGAACATCCTCAACGGTGGGTCGCACGCCGACTCCAACGTGGACATCCAGGAGTTCATGATCGCTCCGATCGGTGCGAGCTCCTTCAAGGAGGCGCTGCGCTGGGGCGCGGAGGTCTACCACGCGCTCAAGGGTGTGCTCAAGGAGCGCGGCCTGGCCACCGGCCTGGGCGACGAGGGCGGTTTCGCGCCGAACCTGGAGAGCAACCACGCCGCGCTGGACCTGATTGTCGAGTCCATCGAGAAAGCCGGCTACACCCCGGGTGAGCAGATCGCGCTCGCCCTGGATGTGGCCTCGACCGAGTTCTTCTCCGACGGCACCTACCAGTTCGAGGGGAAGTCCATCACCCCGGCTGAGCTGATCAGCTACTACGAGGACCTCGTGGCCAAGTACCCGCTGGTCTCCATCGAGGACCCGCTGAGCGAGGACGAGTGGGACTCCTGGTCCGAGCTCGTGGCCAAGATCGGTGACAAGGTGCAGATCGTCGGTGACGACCTGTTCGTGACCAACCCGGAGCGCCTCGCCAAGGGCATCGAGACCAAGGCGGCGAACTCGCTGCTGGTGAAGCTGAACCAGATCGGTTCGCTCACCGAGACCCTGGACGCCGTGGAGCTCGCGCAGCGCAACGGCTTCACCGCGATGGTCTCCCACCGCAGCGGTGAGACCGAGGACACCACGATCGCCGACCTCTCGGTGGCGGTGAACGCCGGCCAGATCAAGACTGGTGCCCCCGCCCGTGGTGAGCGGATCAACAAGTACAACCAGCTCCTGCGCATCGAGGACGAGCTGGACGCCGCAGCCCGGTACGCCGGTGCGGGCGCCTTCCCCCGGTGGAAGGGCACCAGCGCCTGA
- the nadA gene encoding quinolinate synthase NadA, whose protein sequence is MSQTASVDTRIQLITTQQAPGSTCSPDLAQGPWEFDPQPGYGPGASMADEIPTTAPRQGELPDAYKQASTEDLHARIRAAKETLGEKLVILGHFYQRDEIIAHADFVGDSFQLANASLTRPEAEAIVFCGVHFMAETADMLSQPEQAVILPNLAAGCSMADMADIDQVEECWEQLMDVYGPTADDGRQSVIPVTYMNSSAAIKGFCGRNGGIVCTSSNAATVLEWAFERGQRVLFFPDQHLGRNTAKAMGISLDQMPMWNPNKPLGGNDEQSLLDAEVILWHGFCSVHRRFTVAQIEAARAEHPGVRVIVHPECPMPVVDAADESGSTDYITKAIAAATEPTTFAIGTEINLVQRLAAEYPQHTIFCLDPVVCPCSTMYRIHPGYLAWVLESLVDGTVVNQIQVPDDVTTPARVALERMLAAKPPAAAGTSA, encoded by the coding sequence ATGAGCCAGACCGCCTCCGTCGACACCCGCATCCAGCTGATCACCACCCAGCAGGCACCGGGCAGCACGTGTTCACCCGACCTCGCACAGGGGCCGTGGGAGTTCGACCCACAGCCCGGGTACGGCCCCGGCGCGTCGATGGCCGACGAGATTCCCACCACCGCCCCCCGCCAGGGCGAGCTGCCGGACGCCTACAAGCAGGCCTCCACCGAGGACCTGCACGCACGCATCCGCGCCGCGAAGGAGACGCTGGGTGAGAAGCTGGTGATCCTCGGCCACTTCTACCAGCGCGACGAGATCATCGCCCACGCCGACTTCGTAGGCGACTCATTCCAACTCGCGAACGCCTCACTGACCCGCCCCGAGGCGGAGGCGATCGTGTTCTGCGGCGTGCACTTCATGGCCGAGACGGCTGACATGCTCTCCCAGCCCGAGCAGGCCGTGATCCTGCCGAACCTCGCGGCCGGCTGCTCGATGGCCGACATGGCCGACATCGATCAAGTGGAGGAGTGCTGGGAACAGCTGATGGACGTCTATGGCCCCACGGCCGACGACGGACGCCAGAGCGTCATCCCTGTCACCTACATGAACTCCTCCGCCGCCATCAAGGGGTTCTGCGGCCGCAACGGGGGCATCGTGTGCACCTCCTCCAATGCCGCCACGGTGCTGGAGTGGGCGTTCGAGCGTGGGCAGCGGGTGTTGTTCTTCCCCGACCAGCACCTCGGCCGCAACACCGCCAAGGCGATGGGCATCTCGCTGGATCAGATGCCCATGTGGAACCCGAACAAGCCGCTCGGCGGCAACGACGAGCAGTCGCTGCTCGACGCCGAGGTGATCCTCTGGCACGGCTTCTGCTCGGTGCACCGCAGGTTCACCGTCGCCCAGATCGAGGCGGCCCGTGCCGAACACCCGGGCGTCCGGGTGATCGTGCACCCCGAGTGCCCGATGCCCGTTGTGGATGCCGCGGACGAATCGGGGTCCACCGACTACATCACCAAGGCGATCGCCGCCGCGACCGAGCCGACCACCTTCGCGATCGGCACCGAGATCAACCTGGTGCAGCGCCTGGCCGCCGAGTACCCGCAGCACACCATCTTCTGCCTGGACCCGGTGGTCTGCCCGTGCTCGACGATGTACCGGATCCACCCGGGCTATCTCGCCTGGGTGCTGGAGTCCCTCGTCGATGGCACCGTGGTGAACCAGATCCAGGTGCCCGACGACGTCACCACACCCGCGCGGGTGGCGCTGGAGCGGATGCTCGCCGCCAAGCCACCGGCCGCGGCCGGGACGAGCGCATGA
- a CDS encoding ABC transporter ATP-binding protein, protein MTDVITINTLVKDYGRVRALDGLDLSVAPGEVHGLLGPNGAGKTTTIRILLGLLRPTSGTARLFGQDPAADAVALHRRLAYVPGDVELWPNLTGGEAIDVFSRLRGGADRSLVESLAGRFDLDLRKKGRTYSKGNRQKVALVAALASEVDLLILDEPTAGLDPLMEAVFQECIAEAKAKGVSVLLSSHILAQVEALADRVSIVRAGKTIETGTLAELRHLTRTSVVVTTEQPATAIADLTGVHNLTTADGETRLEVDGEQVDALMRALAPLGVRSIVAHPPTLEQLLLRHYGSDEETNAAATAEPVAAGKHTGSTR, encoded by the coding sequence ATGACCGACGTCATCACGATCAACACCCTCGTCAAGGACTACGGCCGCGTCCGCGCACTGGACGGCCTCGACCTGTCTGTCGCCCCCGGCGAGGTGCACGGCCTGCTCGGCCCGAACGGCGCCGGCAAGACCACCACCATCCGCATCCTGCTCGGCCTGCTACGACCCACGTCCGGCACTGCCCGGCTGTTCGGTCAGGACCCGGCGGCCGACGCCGTCGCCCTGCACCGGCGACTCGCCTACGTGCCGGGCGACGTGGAGCTGTGGCCCAACCTCACCGGCGGAGAGGCGATCGACGTGTTCTCGCGCCTGCGCGGTGGAGCAGACCGCTCGCTGGTGGAGTCCCTCGCGGGGCGTTTCGATCTGGACCTGCGCAAGAAGGGACGCACCTACTCCAAGGGGAACCGGCAGAAGGTTGCTCTGGTCGCCGCGCTGGCCAGCGAGGTGGATCTGCTCATCCTGGACGAGCCGACGGCGGGCCTCGACCCGCTGATGGAGGCCGTCTTCCAGGAGTGCATCGCCGAGGCGAAGGCGAAGGGCGTCTCCGTGCTGCTCTCCAGCCACATCCTCGCCCAGGTGGAGGCGCTGGCGGACCGCGTCTCCATCGTGCGCGCCGGGAAGACCATCGAGACCGGCACACTGGCCGAGCTGCGTCACCTCACCCGTACCTCGGTGGTGGTGACCACGGAGCAGCCCGCCACCGCGATCGCCGATCTCACCGGAGTGCACAACCTCACCACCGCCGACGGCGAGACTCGCCTCGAGGTGGACGGTGAGCAGGTGGATGCTCTGATGCGCGCCCTGGCCCCGCTCGGTGTGCGTTCGATCGTCGCCCACCCGCCGACGCTGGAGCAGCTGCTGCTGCGTCACTACGGCAGCGACGAGGAAACGAACGCAGCAGCCACCGCCGAGCCGGTGGCAGCCGGCAAGCACACGGGGAGCACCCGATGA
- a CDS encoding TetR/AcrR family transcriptional regulator: MMDEARREAPQPGSTPERILAAAVRRFGADGFGVGLREIGADAGVSAALVIRHYGSKDGLRRACDEHVLTEVRRVKMESVGATDTRSLLEQLAHIEEFAPLTGYVIASLIDGGELARDLIEHMIADAVDYMAEGERTGKIKPSRDPEARARYLTYSGLGGLLLQIRLAQVDGPRDPVAMLRTYMEKSMIPSLELYTEGIFTDSRILDAVLEAGYGHQQNGAIPAPHDVATDPPNETSAPPGQHAR; this comes from the coding sequence ATGATGGATGAAGCGCGGCGAGAGGCACCGCAACCGGGCAGCACGCCCGAGCGGATCCTCGCGGCTGCCGTGCGCCGGTTCGGCGCGGACGGCTTCGGCGTCGGGCTGCGAGAGATCGGGGCTGACGCCGGCGTCAGCGCGGCCTTGGTGATCCGGCACTACGGATCCAAAGACGGCCTGCGCCGCGCCTGTGACGAGCACGTCCTCACGGAGGTGCGCCGGGTCAAGATGGAGTCCGTCGGCGCCACCGATACCCGCAGTCTGCTCGAGCAGCTCGCACACATCGAGGAGTTCGCACCACTGACCGGCTATGTGATCGCCAGTCTCATCGACGGCGGCGAGCTCGCCCGGGACCTGATCGAGCACATGATCGCCGACGCCGTCGACTACATGGCCGAGGGAGAGCGGACCGGAAAAATCAAGCCCAGTCGCGACCCGGAAGCACGAGCGCGCTACCTCACGTACTCCGGGCTGGGCGGACTGCTGCTGCAGATCCGGCTCGCGCAGGTGGACGGTCCACGCGATCCCGTCGCCATGTTGCGCACCTACATGGAGAAGTCCATGATCCCCAGCCTCGAGCTCTACACCGAGGGCATCTTCACTGACAGCCGCATCCTGGACGCCGTCCTCGAGGCCGGGTACGGGCACCAGCAGAACGGGGCCATCCCCGCCCCGCACGACGTCGCGACCGACCCGCCGAACGAGACCTCGGCGCCACCCGGGCAGCACGCCCGCTGA
- a CDS encoding ABC transporter permease encodes MTTATRTATSAARASGPLTGTGHLLRFMLRRDRIRLPAWVIGIGIFVPYFFTAFQTLFPSEDELASLSAFTSGPMIGLLGGPGYGLGDGLSYQTFFTAIYVTYFMLAAALMNILLVSRHTRMEEQTGRAELIRANVVGRYASLTATLITALISNALITLVMWGGLLAFDSPASGALLVALGTGLFGLVFAGVAATAAQISEYSRVGSGIAGAVLGGTYVLRAAGDMSSEHGNLLSWITPYAWSQQTRAFVDERWWPLGISVLVAAALVALAYRLSDRRDLGAGLRASRRGRAGAPDWLTSPTALALRLHRGGIRGWAIGLIIAGLVYGSTTGPFVDSFADMSGTMGTMFTGGPDPVLGYLNTLMVMMVITTAVYALLAIMRAKSEELDGRAEPVLATATSKQAWLAGHVLVTAVASVVLLVLACAAMGLTAAASTGDWDLLGQMTVAGLVGTPAVLVIVGLATALYGLSPRLMAIASVVVAFSGLAAFFGELLDLPEVLLAISPWYHTPTVPGGDITGAPLLAQLAVAAGLAVLGLLAFRRRDLVTT; translated from the coding sequence ATGACCACCGCGACCCGCACAGCCACATCTGCGGCACGCGCGAGCGGCCCCCTCACCGGGACGGGCCACCTGCTGCGGTTCATGCTTCGGCGCGACCGGATCCGACTGCCTGCCTGGGTGATCGGGATCGGCATCTTCGTGCCGTACTTCTTCACTGCGTTCCAGACGCTGTTCCCATCGGAGGACGAGCTGGCGAGCCTGTCCGCCTTCACCTCAGGGCCGATGATCGGCCTGCTCGGCGGGCCGGGATACGGGCTCGGTGACGGACTCAGCTACCAGACCTTCTTCACCGCGATCTACGTCACGTACTTCATGCTCGCCGCTGCGCTGATGAACATCCTGCTCGTCTCCCGGCACACCCGGATGGAGGAGCAGACCGGCCGGGCCGAGCTGATCCGGGCCAACGTCGTCGGCAGGTACGCCTCGCTCACGGCCACCCTCATCACGGCACTGATCAGCAACGCCCTCATCACGCTCGTCATGTGGGGTGGGCTGCTGGCGTTCGACTCGCCCGCCTCCGGTGCACTGCTCGTGGCGCTCGGGACCGGCCTGTTCGGACTGGTGTTCGCTGGCGTGGCGGCGACCGCCGCCCAGATCAGCGAGTACTCCCGGGTGGGCAGCGGCATCGCCGGCGCCGTGCTCGGCGGCACCTACGTGCTGCGCGCAGCCGGGGACATGAGCAGTGAGCACGGCAACCTGCTCTCCTGGATCACCCCGTACGCCTGGTCGCAGCAGACCCGGGCATTCGTGGACGAACGGTGGTGGCCGCTCGGGATCTCGGTGCTCGTGGCCGCGGCGCTGGTCGCCTTGGCGTACCGACTCTCGGACCGTCGCGACCTCGGTGCCGGCCTACGCGCTTCCCGGCGCGGCCGAGCGGGCGCCCCGGACTGGCTGACCAGTCCGACCGCACTCGCCCTCCGCCTGCACCGCGGCGGTATCCGTGGCTGGGCGATCGGCCTGATCATCGCCGGCCTCGTCTACGGCAGCACCACCGGACCGTTCGTGGACTCCTTCGCCGACATGAGCGGAACCATGGGCACGATGTTCACCGGCGGCCCGGACCCTGTGCTCGGCTACCTCAACACCCTGATGGTGATGATGGTGATCACCACAGCGGTCTACGCTCTGCTCGCGATCATGCGCGCCAAGTCCGAGGAACTGGACGGACGGGCGGAGCCGGTGCTGGCCACCGCTACCAGCAAGCAGGCCTGGCTGGCCGGGCATGTGCTCGTGACGGCGGTCGCTTCCGTGGTGCTGCTGGTGCTCGCCTGCGCAGCCATGGGTCTGACGGCGGCCGCCAGCACCGGTGACTGGGACCTGCTCGGACAGATGACAGTGGCCGGTCTCGTCGGGACACCGGCGGTGCTGGTGATCGTCGGGCTTGCCACCGCTCTATACGGACTCTCCCCCCGGCTCATGGCGATCGCCTCCGTGGTGGTGGCCTTCAGCGGTCTCGCCGCCTTCTTCGGGGAGCTGCTGGATCTGCCGGAGGTGCTGCTGGCGATCTCGCCGTGGTACCACACCCCGACTGTCCCCGGCGGGGACATCACGGGGGCGCCACTGCTGGCTCAACTGGCCGTGGCTGCCGGACTGGCCGTCCTGGGACTGCTGGCGTTCCGCCGTCGGGACCTGGTCACCACCTGA
- the nadB gene encoding L-aspartate oxidase, whose amino-acid sequence MTRTLVVGTGIAGLITALAHPRPEQVLVVTKSEPAASNTYAAQGGIAAVTHPPAPGDSVASHVSDTLTAGAGHCDPAAVQALCADGADRIVDLLAAGVPFDRTTDGELSRGLEAAHSVARILHAGGDATGAGIADALLATAARAGIEVRGHTLVTELITDGGRVRGARVLTSSGGQEELAADAVVLATGGAGQLYPYTSNPAVATGDGVALAARAGAALADLEFYQFHPTTLALPGNFLVSEAVRGEGAVLRDAAGERFMIGVHPDAELAPRDVVARAVADRMRSTGAPVSLDATALGATRLAERFPSIDTAARAAGLDWAREPVPITPAAHYWMGGVTTDLAGRTSVPGLYAIGEVARTGVHGANRLASNSLLEGAVFGHRAALAVAADISTVDWSPALHAPDQNDASITSSTLAYPNCTRASLQDLMWDAVGLGRDGEELAAAERTLAGWAGGAPASAVSTYEDANLFLLARLTARAARLRTDSIGAHHRDDARVLETAS is encoded by the coding sequence ATGACCCGCACCCTGGTGGTGGGTACCGGCATCGCCGGCCTCATCACCGCCCTCGCCCACCCCCGCCCCGAGCAGGTGCTGGTGGTCACCAAGTCCGAGCCCGCGGCCAGCAACACCTACGCCGCCCAGGGCGGGATCGCTGCCGTCACCCACCCCCCGGCCCCGGGCGACAGCGTGGCCTCGCACGTGTCCGACACCCTCACCGCCGGCGCCGGGCACTGCGACCCCGCTGCCGTGCAGGCTCTGTGCGCCGACGGTGCGGACCGGATCGTCGACCTACTCGCAGCCGGGGTGCCGTTCGACCGGACCACCGACGGCGAGCTCTCCCGCGGCCTGGAGGCCGCCCATTCGGTGGCGCGGATCCTGCACGCCGGTGGGGACGCCACCGGGGCCGGGATTGCCGATGCTCTACTGGCCACCGCGGCACGCGCCGGCATCGAGGTGCGCGGGCACACCCTGGTCACCGAGCTGATCACCGACGGCGGACGCGTGCGTGGCGCACGTGTGCTCACCTCCTCCGGTGGGCAGGAAGAGCTGGCCGCTGACGCCGTCGTGCTGGCCACCGGAGGGGCGGGCCAGCTATACCCGTACACCTCCAACCCCGCCGTGGCCACCGGTGACGGGGTTGCCCTGGCCGCTCGGGCCGGTGCCGCGCTGGCGGACCTGGAGTTCTACCAGTTCCACCCCACCACGCTGGCGCTGCCGGGCAACTTCCTCGTCTCGGAGGCGGTCCGCGGCGAGGGTGCCGTCCTGCGGGATGCGGCCGGGGAACGGTTCATGATCGGCGTGCATCCCGATGCCGAGCTCGCCCCGCGGGACGTGGTGGCCCGCGCCGTCGCGGACCGGATGCGCAGCACGGGCGCGCCGGTGAGCCTCGACGCCACCGCGCTCGGGGCAACCCGGCTCGCCGAGCGGTTCCCCAGCATCGACACCGCCGCGCGGGCTGCCGGACTGGACTGGGCTCGCGAGCCGGTCCCGATTACGCCGGCCGCGCACTACTGGATGGGCGGGGTGACCACCGACCTGGCCGGACGTACCTCCGTGCCCGGGCTCTACGCCATCGGAGAGGTGGCCCGCACGGGGGTGCACGGAGCGAACCGGCTCGCCTCCAACTCCCTCCTCGAAGGTGCCGTGTTCGGGCACCGTGCCGCACTGGCAGTGGCCGCGGACATCAGCACTGTCGACTGGTCGCCCGCTCTCCACGCGCCCGATCAGAACGATGCGTCGATCACCAGCAGCACCCTCGCCTACCCGAACTGCACCCGGGCGAGCCTGCAGGACTTGATGTGGGACGCCGTCGGACTGGGCCGGGACGGGGAGGAGCTCGCTGCGGCCGAGCGCACGCTCGCCGGATGGGCCGGGGGCGCACCTGCCTCCGCGGTGAGCACCTACGAGGACGCCAACCTGTTCCTGCTGGCCCGGCTCACCGCCCGGGCCGCCCGACTGCGCACCGACTCGATCGGTGCGCACCACCGTGACGACGCACGAGTCCTGGAGACGGCCTCATGA
- a CDS encoding DUF559 domain-containing protein — protein MRPPHPLPSNLVDRPFAVRQAVDQGVHPERLRRADLVAPFVGTRLPADREPTLLDLCRALAEVRPDCFISHATAARLHGLPLPARFRGDTAIDLAVFNPGRSPRLDGVRGHHLDRRYTSVVQVKDHAGSGDHDGVPTSSPVSTWRQLAWVLSERELVAVGDSLLRRQQPMATIDQLQAAVDSLRGVPGHGRLYRALLDVRPGTDSGQESSLRVDLIQAGLPEPEINPAIYDADGEFIGYGDMVFREQKVIVEYDGDHHRTDIGQYNTDVDRLNAFGRAGWLVIRVNKSHRGAARARIVAEIRDALIDRGWRPALRHAA, from the coding sequence ATGAGACCTCCTCACCCGTTGCCGTCGAACCTGGTGGACCGGCCTTTCGCCGTCAGACAAGCCGTTGATCAGGGAGTTCATCCGGAGCGACTCCGCCGTGCCGACCTTGTCGCACCCTTCGTCGGGACCCGCCTGCCGGCTGATCGCGAGCCCACGCTGCTCGACCTGTGTCGCGCGCTCGCGGAGGTGCGCCCGGACTGCTTCATCTCCCATGCCACAGCTGCGCGGCTGCACGGTCTCCCGTTGCCGGCGCGCTTTCGTGGCGACACAGCGATCGATCTCGCAGTGTTCAATCCCGGTAGGTCGCCGCGGTTGGACGGGGTCCGTGGGCACCACCTCGATCGCCGGTACACATCGGTGGTGCAGGTCAAGGACCACGCAGGCAGTGGCGATCATGACGGCGTGCCGACGTCCTCGCCGGTCTCCACCTGGCGTCAACTGGCCTGGGTGCTGAGTGAGCGGGAACTGGTGGCGGTCGGGGACTCGCTCCTTCGCCGACAACAGCCGATGGCGACGATCGACCAGTTGCAGGCCGCAGTCGACTCGCTGCGCGGAGTGCCCGGACATGGCCGGCTGTACCGAGCTCTGCTCGATGTGCGCCCCGGCACGGACTCCGGGCAGGAGTCGTCGCTGCGCGTCGACCTCATCCAGGCGGGCCTTCCGGAGCCGGAGATCAATCCGGCGATCTACGACGCCGATGGTGAGTTCATAGGGTACGGCGACATGGTGTTCCGCGAGCAGAAGGTGATCGTCGAGTACGACGGCGACCATCATCGGACGGACATCGGCCAGTACAACACCGACGTGGACCGGCTGAACGCCTTCGGTCGCGCGGGATGGCTGGTGATCCGTGTCAACAAGTCGCACCGTGGCGCCGCGCGCGCCCGGATCGTCGCCGAGATCCGCGACGCGTTGATCGATCGCGGATGGCGACCGGCCCTCCGACACGCGGCATAG
- the nadC gene encoding carboxylating nicotinate-nucleotide diphosphorylase, translating into MMTPAHIETVVAAALAEDAPWGDVTGGAFVPPSAYATALLRARTEGTLAGSEVASTAFRLVDADTVVRWERADGDRFSHGDTLARVQGSAREVLRAERIALNFVQRMSGIATLTAAFVDAVAGTGVRIVDTRKTTPGLRALEKHAVRAGGGHNHRFSLSDAVMVKDNHLAVARAAGIGVTEAIGAAKQQLGHTTHLEVEVDRIEQIQPVLAAGVDTIMLDNFSLEDLRAGVTLVAGRAIVEASGAIGLDTVRAVAETGVDVISVGALTHSAPALDLGLDIEVA; encoded by the coding sequence ATGATGACGCCCGCACACATCGAGACGGTGGTCGCCGCCGCACTCGCCGAGGATGCGCCCTGGGGCGACGTCACCGGCGGGGCGTTCGTTCCGCCGTCGGCCTACGCGACCGCGCTGCTGCGCGCCCGGACTGAAGGAACCTTGGCAGGTTCGGAGGTGGCAAGCACCGCGTTCCGGCTGGTCGACGCCGACACGGTGGTGCGCTGGGAGCGGGCCGACGGCGATCGGTTCAGCCACGGAGACACCCTCGCCCGGGTGCAGGGGTCAGCGCGCGAGGTGCTGCGGGCGGAGCGGATCGCCCTGAACTTCGTGCAGCGCATGTCCGGGATCGCCACCCTCACCGCGGCGTTCGTGGACGCAGTGGCCGGCACCGGGGTGCGGATCGTCGACACCCGCAAGACCACACCCGGGCTGCGGGCGCTGGAGAAGCACGCCGTCCGCGCCGGGGGCGGGCACAATCACCGGTTCTCCCTCTCGGACGCGGTGATGGTCAAGGACAACCACCTCGCGGTGGCGCGGGCCGCCGGCATCGGGGTGACCGAGGCGATCGGCGCCGCCAAGCAGCAGCTCGGGCACACCACCCACCTGGAGGTGGAGGTCGATCGGATCGAACAGATCCAGCCGGTGCTGGCCGCCGGGGTGGACACGATCATGCTCGACAACTTCTCCCTCGAGGACCTGCGCGCCGGGGTGACGCTGGTGGCTGGGCGAGCGATCGTGGAGGCGAGCGGGGCGATTGGCCTGGATACGGTACGGGCTGTGGCCGAGACCGGGGTGGACGTGATCAGCGTGGGTGCGCTGACGCACTCGGCGCCGGCCCTGGATCTCGGACTGGACATCGAGGTGGCATGA